The Maniola jurtina chromosome 13, ilManJurt1.1, whole genome shotgun sequence genomic interval TGTGACAAGAAAAATTCGAAAGCAGATTTTTTGCTGGCATTTGTCGGACCGACAACTAGACACATTTTTTATGCACCTAATGCAccgtgagccggcgatgggttgataaagatgatgatgatgatgatgatcatgtgTAGAAATGAAGTCAATACACCTAGTAATACCTACCAGCAAACCAAACGACCTTTGTGggtacaaataaaatacataagaatattttaatatatttttaggtttccgtaccttaaaaggaaaaaagaaacccttataggatcactttgttatctgtctgtctgtctgtctgtccgtccgtccgtccgtcgtgtctgtcaagaaaatctatagggtacttcccgttgacctagaatgatgaaatttggcaggtaggtaggttttatagcccaaataaaggaaaatccaaaaaccatgaaattgtggttacatcacagaaaaaaataattaaaatgtgtttcaatattcaaagtaagataactataccaaatattatatgaaaggtatttgtctgtacattctaaaacagatttttatttatttttatgcacaatagtttttgatttatcgtgcaaaatgttggaaaaaatacccgagtacggaaccctcggttcgCGAGACTGAATCGCACTTTGGCCGGTTTAGTACTATACATACTTGTGCTTTATGTAAAGATGCAGATTCCAATTGCTAATTTTACGTACTCATCAAGTATAAAATAATCTTGCCATAAAGAATCTAGAAAGATCGAGACGGGTATTGGGTACCTACTGAGaatggtaattttttattactaggtAAATACTTATGTTTCTAAAATCTACAAAATTATCTTTTTTCCATCAACTCAAGAACTTTTTAATCCGTGATAGTTGGTAACTAACCGTAACACTAACATAAGCTGCCTTCCTAATTAGctgttaggtatattattatgcgGCCAGGTTGCCTAATTTAGGTCTTATTTGATTATCATCGTGAACCAACGTTGCCCCATAAACCGCAGTcatgaataagtacctattgtttGCCATTCGCTGACGAAATTATTTTCGAAGGTCATGCAATATTTACTTATCTTTATTGATAAAGGATTCAAGGTCTTGCAACTGACCACCTTAATGActttatcataaaaaaatatgacgaattgcaaaaaaccggtcaagtgcgagtcggactcgcacaagacgggttccgcaccatcgcgtacaagaaatagcactgtttaattttttgacaTGTTACTGCAAATTAACGtcacggtttcggattttttaaccccaaaaagagaagtgttataagtttgacgtgtgtatctgtgtatcagtgtatctgtgtgtggcaccgtagctcctaaactattaaaccgattttaatttagtttttttttgtttgaaaggtggcttgatcgagagtgttcttagctataatccaagaaaatcggttcagccgtttgaaagttatcagctcttttctagttactgtaaccttcacttgtcgggggtgttataaatttttaatttacacttgtccttaACTTgaactataagacctacctaactgctaaatttcatgattctatctcaacgggaagtaccctacaggtttttgTGACAGACACGAGAGACAGACTACAAATTAGTGATCCTATAGGGATCCTAAttatccgtacctcaaaaaaaaaaaacggaaccttagAACTATTTCTTCTGTGTTTTAttctatactagctgacgcccgcgacttcgtccgcgtggatttaggttttttgaaatcccgtgggaactctttgattttccgggataaaaagtagcctatgtgctaatccaggatattatctatctacattctgaatttcagccaaatccgtccagtggtttttgcgtgaaggagtaacaaacatacacacacacacacacacacacacacacacacacacatacaaactttcgcctttataatattagtgtgatttttatgtatttgtgTTACAGAATGGCATCAGCGGCGACTCTAGTTCAGCCTTCTGGAGAGATGTGGAAGAAAATTCGAGTGGAACTGAATGAAGACGTCAACACTCGAGACCGGGACCTCGCTGCGATCAAGGACTGGCTTCGGAAGCAGCCACATCTTCCTGACGAATGGGGTAAACTTAATTCCTTgattaaccaacttcaaaaaaaggaggaggttctcaattcgactgtattttttttgtatgtttgttatttgaTTGGTGTTCAAACGCGTCTGGGTCCCGTTTATTATcactgactagctgatgcccgcgattttcccgaattttccgggataaaaagtagcctatgtgttagtcCAGGGTATAACCCATCTTCATTTTAaatagccaaatccgttcaggagtttttgcgtgaaagagtgacaaacagacacacatactCGCaagcacacaaactttcgcctttgtaatattagtgggTATAGTGGatataatctgtctccattctaaatttcagccctattcgtcctgtagtttttgcgtgaaagagtaacaagcacacacacatacacagaaactttcgcctttataagaCTAATATCTAAGAGTTGAAATCTCGTACACTTAGTCGAGTTTTATGCAGaagaatttaataataaaattaatatttacaatccccgacccaaaaagaggggtgttataagtttgacgtgtgtatctgtgtatctgtctgtggcatcgtagctcctaaactaatgaaccgattttaatttaggtttttttgtctgaaaattggcttgatcgagagtgttcttagctatatccaagaaaatcggttgagctgttgaaagttatcagctcgtttctagttactgtaaccttcacttgtcggggttgttataaatttttgattgacACTTGTTACAGATGACGGTCGCATCATGACGTTCCTCCGGGGCTGCAGTTTTTCCTTGGAAAAATGTAAAAGGAAATTAGACATGTACTTCACAATGCGAGCGGCGTGTCCGGAGTTCTTCTCAAACAGGAATGTGAATAGACCAGAACTTGCTGAGCTTGTCACTAAAGTGTAAGCTTTTTTCTTATTAACTATTACCAGGCCATACTTTTACTAAGCCACAATAACATAGTGAACTAACTATAAGTAAATAGTTTCCTATTATTAGAATAAACAAAGATCAGTTATTGGACTGCAAATTAAATTTAGAaactaatcataataattagtctACTTATGAttaaatgtagtatagaagcaggcgttattttgcggaagtccatgacatacaaggaaccaaaagcttagtttgctatcatccgccaaaccaaagaaatatgtatggtgcaacatgcagcatgcgacatgcgccgcccgccctcccactgattaacatgcaggaaaagccaaccACCAAgtaagccacacgcaccaccaccacgctgCACCACACAAagcccaacaccactcgacgcacgtttcgccccgtcaccggagcatcctcaggagatgtagccAATAGCAAAGtttttgcaattaggcattgtaaggtctaagCTTTTTGTTCCTTGTATACTTATGATgagtattatgtataatataactcggccatcatcagcctgtggaagtccactgttggacataggccttccctatagagcgccaccacacccggtcctcagccttcctcatacagccacttcccgccagccgctttatatcgtcggtccatcgtgctggagggcgtcccacactcgtttgcttaaacgcggtctccactcaaggactttccggctccaacggccatcgcctctacgacaggcatggcctgcccactgccacttcagcttgctaatagtttgggctatgtcagtgaccttggttctcctgcggatctcctcatttcggatcttatccctcagtgaaactcctaacatagccctctccatagctcgctgagcaactttgaatttgtgaataaCTCGGCCAGTAATCGTTTATTTCAGTCCTAGACGGCTATGTCCTATTAATTGCCCATAGGCtaggtggtaggtaggtacttagtaggaTTAGTGCTGCCATTGTACAATAATGTTTTATGGTCGAAAAAAAGCTTACAATTTTATTAGGAAGCTGAAATGTATTtcgaaattaaataatttcGGCATTTACAATTTCACCAGCGTTAGCAACATgattatcattatcatgatcaacccatcggcgcgccggtccactactaagAACGGATACGCTCTTAGAATGAAAAGTGTAGGTCCATATTCAAAAGATATTGACTAATACATATCCTATCCGCCTTGATCTAAATCATTATTTTGTAAGTccaaggctatcgttgtcaacgatcccccgtcgatttcctacgtatgatattattgttcttatctctatctgccctggttcgtgcattctcggttcctagatcggtacatttgtgataaccaattgaaattgctgtgattggctgaatttaccatgttcttgctgcgacagtgagttttagccactagcggaacaatgttagccggtcagaaatgattgcaattagtcaacctgtttgacgtccgtgttctgttttcgattacaaaaaagaaaaaattgttgttgcaatcatcaattttagcaaatagtgaaagagagtcggccaatcagaggtcacaactaccgtcacactttctgtcacactatggcagtaggcataccgagtaatgaaaacaatttttaaattctgtctaggaagtagtagggttgccacctgcctctttttgatttacaggctaccaccatcaaaaatacggggtttagatttgaagaaatttgaaaatttgaagtatttaaagaaataggcggtggttctctctgaaatgcatggaaagcctatttagatattttagtttatttgtaagttttgtattttttctccgtatgttgccgtgtcttgattagtgaactgtgtttgcaatgtggttttaaataaaagatttatttatttaaatagcttttaaaaactcttaagttttgtaaagcaaaatgttatacatttcatgcatacaatcttttcattttaacttaaaattacatttaatttgtaattccaccttcacagtatcaatactatggccgtagccaggaatcgattgcgggagaggttttatcagggccggaactgaatcctgtcatgaggaaaaaaacattcgctcaactttatgggctaattacctggttagtgaaatttcacctttcaatttgtcagtgagataaaatacaacaataaaaaagcgcgagcgcagtgagcgtaagtgtttttggttcaatacagaaaaaattaaagtgaaagggaaacgagtttagccatagcaagattatatttttaaagcttcctatccatactaatattacgaatacgacagtatatctatttgcctatctaccctttcacggcccatcttctttaccaaaattttggtacttactattcagaggtaacttgcatcccagacatttttttaggcggctttttagcccggaaaatcccccacggaattttttaaaatctaaattcatgcaaacgaaattgcggagtttacaccaagtaatacaaattcaaagcgcgagtgaagtgagcgcgaaatgtttgatatatttccaaaaaaaattggtaagcaaatgcaagaaatagtgtaagtattattttaggcttaggtttttgacggattcccaggcgcagtcgccatttctaaatttctggtctgatgggaggcttcggtcatggctagttatatggttactatggccctaacggccaagaaattagactgcatcatcacttaccactagaaaagattaaagtcacgggctaacttgtataaaaaaaggcttacatcctcaaaccaagccccgctgccttggctacgaccatgatcaatatcgagtgggtttcggctacgcattgccgcaaaaggaaaatattctttctactggacataacgtcagtgtttgatttcgccagccaggtttctgtatcccgaaatacggggtaaccagtaaaatacggggcctctggcaaccctattcggaaaacactgtcacattcaagttaatgtcaaatattttgttttcaattacagaaagctgcatcaatcattattacaatattttctttgttgtgattggctgaatttttgagtttgagccaataaacagactgtttgccaattaaacgtcataacaatataaatgccagaaagtttaaccaaataaaacaaacttaatgagaacctagtgagaatgcaaacggcacacaatttataatacatattatgttagtcgtatataatagatattatagtagtcgttcactttggtaatagtcagattgtcatcagtaaaattgatattggttgatgtatcgtaaattattgtttcggtgacaaatatttttattatctatttatctttgaacagaatggaatagaatgaaatggaatggaatacaatgataaatttttattcctgtaaacttttaggtaaacttcaaagtgtttttggatggtcagacaaatttaccactggttcggaatgccgttcctacgttttctagggtttcgtacctcaaaatgaaaaacggaactcttacaggatcactttgttgtctatctgtctgtctgtcgtgtgtgtcaagaaaacctctagggtacccgttgactcaaaaccatgaaatttggcaggtaacctaactgcgtaattttgggtagtttttttaatcgataaagaaagtttgcgacattgttcaataaaaaatttggattccaactcctcaatcctgatgttgcaggggacctgactactaaagctaatgggatttaaaaagtgtcgattattaattgatattgaaggtataggatgctgtaagaaattgcattcctaaatcctggtgatccctcgggatttgaaaaggatcatccgtttaaatattcttacgtgatacagaaacaagttgcatcccggggacgggctattacggagaggcaacttttgttctgggaaatgaaaggatcgggatttttaaaaaccttaatccacgcgagcgaagctgcgggcattagctagttgtaaatatatttaaaagctactataagataatagataaggtacttatttccttatatttttattgtatggcagcgcgcggttttaaattataaattgcacgtcctgtccttttctgtaatacatttttttttttcaatatctaccgctttatctcatagcaagagtccgtaagacataatacagtgaaaataggcaaaatatacaatttttgcagtttccacgtcagtacctgtcgaatttttctaacagtgtaagcagcagagctgagtttaccatcaagtgttgatatgtgggtgttccatagaagctttgcatctaacattataccgagaaacacggggttctcctttattttcaacatatgattatttatcaatgaaattatgtcatttaaggtcctggtattgggcagtgtgaattcaacacacttagatttctttgcatttggaagtaaattgttagcaataaatcagagagtgacctgtgatatggcattacatatagtatacattgtcaaaaattataatattaaagctgtgcgtattgcgtgaggaataggttgcaagagagttgcaacttgcagggtttgatgcatgcgctattgcaagcaaacatgagacatatttttatctacaggcaacgtctgagtaggtaacgcatacgtctaacgcaagttgaaatgtacgagtgtatttagttagacctatcgacaagtttggagtcgggtgcagtctaaatgtggcccgtgtgtttagaccgtcagtttctgtcagtttcacgtgtcgtcccccgcacttcaccaccccgcttgcacaaatcgagacagcacgaaattttcaagatttctgggtgtaatttctggttttcgtagttcccacacaattataacaatataaaatatataacgataatttttttactacataatattcattaaattttctaggtctgtggtttttccaaatttcattaaattgctccattgtctagaaaaacgagcacaaagttgggcctttttttaaagaaaaatacaaatctttgagcccctgtaattttaaaactacatattattagaaaaatctaaaacaccacagacacagatattagtttctagactatgtctgcaaaatttcatggactttggttgcttaatattcaaatgaaatgggaactacgattgtatggagtaagtgatggagagagtcctgttaagtaTTTATTGTGCTTTACTTTCAAAGCTGAATTACTTATGGTCTCTACTTATTATTCTATTTCAAGTTCCAACGTTGTTCAATAAGATTTCATAATATCTACTTCAAGCATCGATCTGTCGTTAatatggtatttatttatttactagatgcccgcgacttcatccgggtggatttaggttttttaaaaataccgtgggaactctttgtgattttccgggataaaaggttgcCTACGTCCATTTTCGGGGGACAACCGACCTCtttaaatttcatataaattagttaaacggatggaccttaaAGGATcctgtgcgaactctttgattttccgggataaaagtagtctatgtccgttcccaggatgtaagctaactctatgacaaatttcatcaaaatcggttaagctattgggctgtgaaaagttagcagtcagacagacaaacgggcaaacagacagacacatcttcgtatttataatattaagtttaggTATGGATGTAGATTTTAGACTActaatttcagtttttttttttttcagacaaGGAGCACCACTACCCGGTCTGACACCAAATGGACGTCGTGTTACAATATGTCGAGGTAATTATatactaagtaataattataattatagctTACAAATAAGTAGCaatcatgttttattttcaagaaaAATCTCTTTAAAATAAGATGTTATGACCAAAATGATAAGAAAAGTCTAGTTTAAGGGGTTCATTTTTAAGCTTTAGTTAATAatgatactaataataataattagagttAATATTATCACAATGTAAGGAATCAAAATAAGTCAAAAATATTTAGACGCTTGTAACATTTAacataagatatttttttaaaacggaCGGACATAGTTCTtcattatacttaggtatatctacaacatttctaataataattaattggacttcatttacggggagaaaaaATATATGgctttttgtgtgaaaatttacaactagacgattcTCAGTTTCACAGAAGTGAAATAGCaaattagtaatattatgtttaaaataaatattccaGGTCTTGACAAGAATATAGACGCAGATCAGCTAAACAACATATTCAAGCTGGCACTGATGATGGGGGATGTTAGGCTGAAGGAAGAACTGGAAGGAGTAGGAGGCGATATATACATTCTAGATGCTTCAGTGGTGTCCCCAAGTCATTTAGCCAAGTTATCACCTTCCTCAATAAAGAAGTTTTTGATATGCGTGCAGGTTTGTTCTATTACATTCACTTtaaatttttacccgactgcggcatagccaaaaggaagggttatgactttagcagtctatgtatgtatgtttgtatccagattctgtgtgttccaccctAGCGCGTAAACTACTGGGcctattttgataaatgaggtccgggtgacatagggtatattttatacgaaaaaagtaaccttacggatgttacataaaaaaaggtGGGGGTCtcccaaaaattttttttgctatcgtatcgagtgggatatcaaatgaaagagcaGAAAATGAGTTCATggatatttaaaatgtattacaacattaaaatatactaagtgacagaaaaataattttagtaatttagtttaatttagttttaagtttaatatttaagtaagcgtttattaagacaatcgcagtcgggttttagttttcaactttatcttgtgaaaaATCGACCAAGTGCGACAAGAATATTAGGATTGAGGAGTGGAATCCGAAAATCAATGACCTAATACTTACTTGGAAACCACAATATCATATTTTGTACCTAGTAACATATTTTGTCCTTTTGGTATAATGTAGGCAGTACCTATCATTGCAGCATCTAggcaaaacctaaatctatgcgaACAAAGTTGCAGGAAAAAACTAGTTTACCCCGATTTtagattaaattttatttcattacgaAAATTAATCTTAACAAAACCACGTTTAAATAATAGCAATTTGTCTTTAACTTGAATGTCTGTATTTTTCAGGAGGCGTATCCAGTTAAACTGAAAGAGGTTCACGTAGTTAACACATCGCCTGTTATCGAGTCACTGATAAACTTCATCAAGCCTTTTCTTAAGGATAAAATTAAGAACAGAGTAAGTTTTTCCATACATGTACGTGCTTTAGCTCTGtgagtttaacagggctctctccgtcacttgcttcatacaatcgtagttccaatttcatttgaatattaagcaaccaaagtccatgaaattttgcagacatattctagaaactaatacctgtgtctgtggtgttttagatttttctaaaaatatgtaattttaaaattacaggggctcaaagatttgtatgaaaatttctaagaccgcgtaactttgaaaccgaatattttaacagaaatctggaaaaccacagacatcgatattagtttctagaataggtctgcaaaatttcatggactttagttgcttaatattcaaatgaaattggaactacgattgtatgaaacgagtgacggagagagccctcttaattaatttagatacctacttcaCTAGTGATGAAACTTGCTATTAGTCAGCTTTGACATGTCACTTGCACTTGCATTTGAGTAAAAACTCGTAGCAACTGACTTGCCAAAG includes:
- the LOC123871084 gene encoding alpha-tocopherol transfer protein-like isoform X2 — encoded protein: MASAATLVQPSGEMWKKIRVELNEDVNTRDRDLAAIKDWLRKQPHLPDEWDDGRIMTFLRGCSFSLEKCKRKLDMYFTMRAACPEFFSNRNVNRPELAELVTKVQGAPLPGLTPNGRRVTICRGLDKNIDADQLNNIFKLALMMGDVRLKEELEGVGGDIYILDASVVSPSHLAKLSPSSIKKFLICVQEAYPVKLKEVHVVNTSPVIESLINFIKPFLKDKIKNRIFIHSDVNTLKNHVPVDMLPEDFGGNGCSLDEVNSAWMKKLEDYTQWFKDQESIKANEALRPGNPTNYDELFGIDGSFRQLSID
- the LOC123871084 gene encoding alpha-tocopherol transfer protein-like isoform X1; translated protein: MISNRMASAATLVQPSGEMWKKIRVELNEDVNTRDRDLAAIKDWLRKQPHLPDEWDDGRIMTFLRGCSFSLEKCKRKLDMYFTMRAACPEFFSNRNVNRPELAELVTKVQGAPLPGLTPNGRRVTICRGLDKNIDADQLNNIFKLALMMGDVRLKEELEGVGGDIYILDASVVSPSHLAKLSPSSIKKFLICVQEAYPVKLKEVHVVNTSPVIESLINFIKPFLKDKIKNRIFIHSDVNTLKNHVPVDMLPEDFGGNGCSLDEVNSAWMKKLEDYTQWFKDQESIKANEALRPGNPTNYDELFGIDGSFRQLSID